DNA from Spartobacteria bacterium:
ATCTTTGCAAACCACCAAAGTACCGGAAGATCGGACGCAGCGTCCGCTACAGTCTGGCCGACCTCGAACAGTTCGTTGAAAGCTGCACCGTCGAGCCCATGGCGTAGGTGGCGAACATGAAGCGCAAAAAAACACCTATCGTCCATCTGGATCTGGATACCGCCGCCGTCAAGAACTGGCCGAGCAAGTTCGTTGCCAGAGATGAAGTGAGTCTTTTTTTCTCCGGGGCGATTACGAACACGCAGATGGTAGTGTGAATCGGCATGCAATAATGACCCACCTCTCGTGGTAATCGGCATCGAAAATTGACCGTCTCCGGCAAGCCCTTCAAGGTCGTTCGACTGAACGCCATGGAGGGAAATGAGGAGATGCTGACGGTGGAGACAATACGCAAGATCAAGCTGGCCCATGGCCGAGACGAGAAGTCGATTGGGCAGATTGCCAGGGACTTCAACCTGAGCCGGAACACGGTCCGCAAGGTCCTCCGGTCCGACGCGACCAAGTTTGAATATCATCGC
Protein-coding regions in this window:
- a CDS encoding DNA-binding protein; amino-acid sequence: MERQILMNEKDTATYLGWSVKTLQARRHLCKPPKYRKIGRSVRYSLADLEQFVESCTVEPMA